The following are from one region of the Capsicum annuum cultivar UCD-10X-F1 chromosome 1, UCD10Xv1.1, whole genome shotgun sequence genome:
- the LOC107854372 gene encoding 2-oxoisovalerate dehydrogenase subunit beta 1, mitochondrial: protein MGSNFRRIGKLASISSKNQSWSRGFSSTVERSDQLSPSKSVNLFSAINQALHIALDSDPRSYVFGEDVGFGGVFRCTTGLADRFGKQRVFNTPLCEQGIVGFAIGLAAMDNRAIAEIQFADYIFPAFDQIVNEAAKFRYRSGNQFNCGGLTIRAPYGAVGHGGHYHSQSPESFFCHVPGIKVVIPRSPQQAKGLLLSSIRDPNPVVFFEPKLLYRMAVEEVPEDDYMLPLSEAEVLREGTDITLVGWGAQLSIMEQACVEAAKEGISCELIDLKTLIPWDKETVEASVKKTGRLLVSHEAPVTGGFGAEISASIAERCFTRLEAPVARVCGLDTPFPLVFEPFYLPTKNKILDAIKSSVNY from the exons atgGGCAGCAATTTCAGAAGAATTGGAAAATTGGCTTCAATTTCATCTAAAAATCAAAGTTGGAGTAGAGGATTTTCGTCAACAGTTGAGAGAAGTGATCAACTCAGTCCCAGCAAATCTGTCAACCTTTTCTCTGCTATTAATCAAGCTCTTCACATCGCCTTAGACTCTGATCCTCG TTCTTATGTATTTGGAGAAGATGTTGGTTTTGGTGGTGTCTTTCGTTGCACTACTGGATTAGCTGACCGATTTGGAAAACAGAGGGTCTTTAACACTCCTTTATGTGAGCAG GGCATAGTTGGATTTGCGATTGGTCTGGCTGCAATG GACAATCGAGCTATAGCAGAAATTCAATTTGCTGATTATATTTTTCCTGCGTTTGATCAG ATCGTTAATGAAGCTGCAAAATTCAGATATCGGAGTGGCAATCAGTTCAACTGCGGAG GTTTAACTATAAGAGCTCCTTATGGAGCTGTTGGACATGGGGGACATTACCACTCTCAATCCCCTGAATCTTTCTTCTGCCATGTTCCTGGTATAAAG GTGGTCATCCCACGCAGTCCACAACAAGCAAAAGGATTGCTGTTGTCAAGCATACGTGACCCAAATCCAGTCGTCTTTTTTGAACCAAAG TTGCTTTACCGGATGGCTGTTGAAGAAGTTCCTGAAGATGATTATATGTTGCCCCTATCCGAGGCAGAG GTCCTCCGAGAAGGTACTGATATCACATTAGTTGGCTGGGGAGCTCAGCTATCTATTATGGAGCAGGCATGCGTAGAAGCTGCAAAG GAGGGAATCTCTTGTGAACTGATAGACCTTAAAACTTTAATACCCTGGGACAAGGAAACGGTAGAGGCCTCCGTCAAAAAGACAGGAAGGCTGCTG GTTAGTCATGAAGCTCCTGTGACAGGTGGATTTGGTGCTGAAATTTCTGCATCTATAGCTGAACGTTGCTTCACGAGA TTAGAAGCTCCAGTGGCCAGAGTGTGTGGGTTGGATACTCCTTTTCCTCTCGTATTCGAACCCTTCTACTTGCCTACAAAGAACAAG ATACTGGACGCAATCAAATCTTCTGTGAATTACTAG